A segment of the Mustela erminea mitochondrion, complete genome genome:
CCGTAACAATAACAAGTCAAGTCCCATAACTATATAAAGCCGCAATTCCCATAGCCTCTTCACTGAAAAAGCCCGAATCGCCTGTATCATAAATAACTCAGTCACCTGCCCCATTAAACTTCAACACAACTTCAACCTCAACATCATCACCCTTTAAAATATAACAAGCAGTTAATAACTCAGACAATAAACCAACAATAAAAGCACCTAAGACGGCCTTATTAGAAACCCAAACCTCAGGGTATTGTTCCGTAGCCATAGCCGTAGTATACCCAAAAACAACTAACATCCCTCCCAAATAAATCAAAAACACCATTAAACCTAGAAAAGACCCCCCAAAACTCAACACAATCC
Coding sequences within it:
- the ND6 gene encoding NADH dehydrogenase subunit 6; protein product: MMTYIVFILSVIFVVSFVGFSSKPSPIYGGLVLIISGAIGCGIVLSFGGSFLGLMVFLIYLGGMLVVFGYTTAMATEQYPEVWVSNKAVLGAFIVGLLSELLTACYILKGDDVEVEVVLKFNGAGDWVIYDTGDSGFFSEEAMGIAALYSYGTWLVIVTGWSLFMGVLVIMEVTRGN